The Mucilaginibacter sp. PAMB04168 genome contains the following window.
TATCGGTTAATTCGGTTTTATCCTTGTCCATATTATATAACTCCCACGGCATGTCTGAGCTTAGCTTAACCAACTTCCATTTACCTGCTCTTACTGAGCGTCCGTTCACATGTTCGTTGAAAATAAAATCATGAGCTTTACCAGGCAAGTTTTTAAAAGCCGGCACCAGGCTAATGCCTTGCATGGGGGTTATGTGATGGCCTTTGTAAGTAGAAGGATATTCCGCTTTTGATAACTCTACAACGGTGGGCATAAAGTCCATCACGTGTTCAACCTTATCGGTTATGCTTCCTTTTTTTAACTTCAGGCCCTTTGGCCAATATGCAATAAATGGTGTACGTACCCCACCTTCATAAGATTCCCTTTTCCAGTATCGCAGAGGAGTGTTGGCTACATTGGCCCATTCCTGGCCTATAGAGGCGTAAACGGTTTGCGGTCCAGGCATTACGTCCTTGTTTTTTGGATAAATAATGAGTTGGCCACTACGCGTTTGACCCGGTCTGTCAAAACCAGGCTCAAGCACTTGCGCAACTTCCGGACTGGCCCCGTTATCACTTAAAAACATGATTAGCGTATTTTCCAATTGTCCGGTTTGACGCAGTGTTTTAATGATGCGTCCAATGCCCTGATCCATACGGTCAATCATGGCAGCATGTACCGCCATCACCCGCGCATCCCATTCTTTTGTGAGGTTGCTTTCCCAGCTCTTATTGCCATACAGAGGCGACAGGGGCTGCGTTGCCGGATCTATCAGCCCTTGTGCTATCATCTTCTTGTAGCGTGCTTTACGTATGGCCTCCCAGCCTGCCTCGTAAGTGTCTTTATACTTGTTGATGTCGGTAGGTAATGCTTGTACCGGCCAGTGCGGTGCATTGTGTGCTACGTATAAAAAGAAGGGTTTATTTTCCTTGCTAAACCGCTGGATGTATGACGATGCCGTGTCGTTAATGGCATCAGTGTGATAATAGTTTTTAGGAAGCTTTTCAACAGGCTTAGTTCCGTTGACTAAACTAAACGGATCAAAGTGATCTATTACGCCCCATATGGTGCCATAAAACTTCTCAAACCCTCGGCTGGTGGGGTACTGCTCAATAGGAGAAAACAACGGGTAATTAACTTGATGGTTGAGCCACATCAATTGCTCTTTAGGATCGCTCTTTTCAACCGTGTTAGATACATGCCATTTACCTACCATCCCGGTGTGGTACCCTGCCTTTTTAAGTACCTCGGCAAGTGTAACCGTATTCTCTGTAAGATATCCGCGGTAAGCTGGCTGGTGCTGATCGCGCGTCATGCTGCCGATGCCTGCTTGCTGGTTATATAAACCAGTTAGTAAGGAAGCCCTGCTTGGACAACAACGCGATACGTTATAAAACTGAGAAAATCGTAAGCCATTAGCAGCTAGGTAGTCGAGGTTAGGTGTATTAATCTCGCCGCCAAAAGCACCGATATCTGAATATCCTAAGTCGTCAGCCAGTATAATAATAATATTAGGACGTTTATATTTTGACTTCCGTGGTTGAGCAAATCCAACAGCAGCTGCGGCAAATAAGATAATAAAGACTTTTATGCAGTTTTTCATAGCGTCAGTCAAGTTGAATGTAAATATATAATTGCAAAGCTTTCATCTAACAGGCTGTATCGTGCAAAGTAGACAGTAATATGTTGCACGGCCACGGTCTCTGAACATCTATAAGACCGGGAAATCTGAACGATTTGACGGGTGCGCTACGCAATTGCACCTATTATATTGCGATACCGATATTAAAGATGAAAAACTTATACCTTCTGATTGTTGCTATCCTTTCAGGGGCTTTTGCATTTGCTCAGCAAGTGCCACGTCCCGAGTATCCCCGTCCTCAATTTGTTCGTAACGATTGGGTTAATCTTAATGGCACTTGGACTTACGCCCTCGATCAGGGAGACTCTGGCTTAGAGCGAGGCCTCACAGCAAGTAAAGGATTTCCTGGTAAAATTACCGTTCCGTTTTGTCCGGAAAGCAAATTATCAGGTGTAGGTTACACAGACTTTATCAATGCCATGTGGTATCATAAAAATATCAGTATACCGATAGGCTGGAAAGACAAAAAAATATTACTGCATTTTGGAGGGGTTGACTACCGCTGCGACGCCTATATTGACAGTCAGTTAGTGGCTACTCATTTTGGCGGCACATCTGCCTTTACGTTTGATATCACATCTTTTGTAAAAGCCGGCTCGTCGCACAATCTGGTGTTATCTATAAAAGACGATACCCGCTCAGGCATACAACCGTTGGGCAAGCAAGCTTATAAATACAACTCCAGCGGGGCAAGATACACACGTACCACCGGTATTTGGCAAACGGTTTGGATGGAGGCGGCAGCACCACTCGGACTGGAAAGTTGTAAGATTATACCTGACTTAGATCAAAGCAGGTTTACGGTTATGCCAGCTTTCTTTGCTTTTAGAGGACAAAGGTTAAGAGTTACCGTGAAAGACGGAGACAGGATAGCCGGTCAGCAAACTATACCCGCAAGTAACAGCGCTATGGCCGTCATTGAGCTGGAAAATATAAAACCGTGGAGCCCTGAGAATCCATTTTTGTATGACTTTATATTAGAAGTGCTGGACATGAATGGTGAGGTGATTGATAAGGTAACCTCTTATGCTGGAATGCGTAAAGTACATATTCAAGACGGTTGGGTTTATTTGAATAACCAGCCCCGATATTTGCGCTTTGTACTGGACCAGGGCTTTTATCCGGACGGCATCTGGACTGCACCTACCGACGAGGCCATGAAACATGATATTGAATTGAGTATGCAGGCCGGGTTTAATGGTGCCCGTTTGCATCAAAAAATATTTGAGGAACGTTTTCATTACTGGGCCGATAAAATGGGGTATTTAACCTGGGCAGAAGCAGCCGATTGGGGAGGCGACCGCACTAAGCAGCTTACCATGAAGAATATTACCGAAGAATGGATTGAGACTGTGCAACAGCGTATCAATCATCCATCCATTATTGGATGGACACCGCTCAATGAACTTTGGATAACCGACGAAACAGAGTACCCTCGCTTTAACGAAGGTATTTATAATTTAACAAAAGCTTTAGATCAAACCAGGCCCATAATTACCGCTGCCGGTGGAGAAATTTACAAGGCAGATATTTGGAGTGTGCATGACTATAGCCAGGATGCAACAACGTTTGGACAGAAGCTGCAACTAAAGACCGGGAAGTTTGATTTTTCACAATACCACATATCGAAAAAGGCACGGTATGAAGGACAGCCAATAATGGTAAGTGAGTACGGGGGCATAAAATGGCTTAGTGATCAAAAATATGCAGGATCGTGGGGTTACGGAAAAGGCCCTAAATCGCTGGACGAATTTTATAGCCGGTTGGAGTTGCTGACCGGTACAATATTAAAATCTAAACACATAACTGGCTATTGCTTTACTCAGTTGACGGATGTTGAGCAAGAACAAAACGGTATTTATACCTACGATAGAAGGCCTAAATTTGACATGAAAAAAGTTCGTAAAGTATTTAGTGCTATACCAAGTAATAAATGACGATCTAAT
Protein-coding sequences here:
- a CDS encoding arylsulfatase, producing the protein MKNCIKVFIILFAAAAVGFAQPRKSKYKRPNIIIILADDLGYSDIGAFGGEINTPNLDYLAANGLRFSQFYNVSRCCPSRASLLTGLYNQQAGIGSMTRDQHQPAYRGYLTENTVTLAEVLKKAGYHTGMVGKWHVSNTVEKSDPKEQLMWLNHQVNYPLFSPIEQYPTSRGFEKFYGTIWGVIDHFDPFSLVNGTKPVEKLPKNYYHTDAINDTASSYIQRFSKENKPFFLYVAHNAPHWPVQALPTDINKYKDTYEAGWEAIRKARYKKMIAQGLIDPATQPLSPLYGNKSWESNLTKEWDARVMAVHAAMIDRMDQGIGRIIKTLRQTGQLENTLIMFLSDNGASPEVAQVLEPGFDRPGQTRSGQLIIYPKNKDVMPGPQTVYASIGQEWANVANTPLRYWKRESYEGGVRTPFIAYWPKGLKLKKGSITDKVEHVMDFMPTVVELSKAEYPSTYKGHHITPMQGISLVPAFKNLPGKAHDFIFNEHVNGRSVRAGKWKLVKLSSDMPWELYNMDKDKTELTDIALRYPKKVKELDSLWNAWATKNQVLPKPGK
- a CDS encoding sugar-binding domain-containing protein; its protein translation is MKNLYLLIVAILSGAFAFAQQVPRPEYPRPQFVRNDWVNLNGTWTYALDQGDSGLERGLTASKGFPGKITVPFCPESKLSGVGYTDFINAMWYHKNISIPIGWKDKKILLHFGGVDYRCDAYIDSQLVATHFGGTSAFTFDITSFVKAGSSHNLVLSIKDDTRSGIQPLGKQAYKYNSSGARYTRTTGIWQTVWMEAAAPLGLESCKIIPDLDQSRFTVMPAFFAFRGQRLRVTVKDGDRIAGQQTIPASNSAMAVIELENIKPWSPENPFLYDFILEVLDMNGEVIDKVTSYAGMRKVHIQDGWVYLNNQPRYLRFVLDQGFYPDGIWTAPTDEAMKHDIELSMQAGFNGARLHQKIFEERFHYWADKMGYLTWAEAADWGGDRTKQLTMKNITEEWIETVQQRINHPSIIGWTPLNELWITDETEYPRFNEGIYNLTKALDQTRPIITAAGGEIYKADIWSVHDYSQDATTFGQKLQLKTGKFDFSQYHISKKARYEGQPIMVSEYGGIKWLSDQKYAGSWGYGKGPKSLDEFYSRLELLTGTILKSKHITGYCFTQLTDVEQEQNGIYTYDRRPKFDMKKVRKVFSAIPSNK